The genome window ATCaagcttgagagaaaaataacaACGGTGCTGATCTGGGGATTAAATGACGATTCAAACACCAGCCGAGGTTGAAGTACTGGAACCatcaaaatacatcgtccaataattATCACGCGTTTCCACCATGCTGATTTCGACGTCGTTGCCCCTAAAACCATATGAAGAAGGATGTTGGGCTAAGAAACCAGCTAGCACTTACCTTTTGACGACTTTCTGTGGCACGTATTACAAACTGAATTCGAACAATGCCattgtccatttcccaattcggcctTTGACCATTGGTCGAGTGAGCATACCAAATAACATCGATCTGGGCGATAACCTGAGTGACGGAAGGGAACATGTAATGTCGGAGTTTAGATGCATCGAAAAACAAAGTCAGGCAGAGTTTTTCTGCAGCTGAATAATTGATTTTAGGTGAGTTAAGCTTCCAACTGAGATAAAAGATGGCCTGTTCACGCCTGACATCGTTGTCTTGTGCAAGAAGGCAACCAATGAACTCTTTGGCTGCCAAAATGTATAGCTTAAGAGGTTTACCACGTCGAGGCAGTATGAGGACGGATGGGGTTGTATGGGAAGCCTTGATTTGTGTGAAAGCCGCTTGATGTTATTCACACCACTCAAACTTGTATgaatccttaagtttcaaaagtgtAGAGAACACTTTCACTTTTCCCATCGAATTAGCTATGAAACGacggagaaaatttatcttgtCGAGTAAAGATTAGAGTTACTTTTTGGTCGTCGAGGGTGGAGCGTCGATGATTGCGCAAGCCATATTTGTGTCCACCTCGATACCATGATGGTGTACAAGAAAACCCAAGAAGTTACCAGCTGATACACTGAAGATGCACTTGGCCAAGTTCATTTTGAGATTATGTTGGCACATACGAAGGAAAGCTTGCCAAAGATCATCTAGATGCGTTCGGCGGCCCTTCAATTTAATTACCACATCGTCGATGTATACTTCTATGATCATACCAATCAGGtcatgaaatatggtgttcatAGCACGTTGGTATGTGGCACCAGCATTTTTAAGGCCGAATGGGATAACTACCCACTTGTAGGTCCTGAGTGCCCTGGGCAACGAAAGGCGGTTTTGTGAACATCGATTTTGGCGATAAAGATCTGGTCCAACATGGCCATCCATGAAGGACAACATTTCATGATTGGCTGCAACGTCAATTAACAATTCTGAGATTGGCATCGGATATTCATCTTTGAGGGTTACCAATTTAAATTACGAAAATCGATGCAAATACGTAGAGCGTCGTTTTTCTTTAACACTGGTacgatattcgccaaccattcgacatatcgagcGGTCCGAATAAACCCAACTTTTAAACATCAAACTAGTTTGTCTTTTATGCcgagttgtacttcggtcgagaatcgtcgAGGGGGTTGGCATAAAGGTTTACAACCAGCTTTGATGCGTAATTTATACTCGAAGAGGCTTCGATCTAGACCAGGCATCTCATGGTAACTCCAagaaaaacaatctttaaactcattgagtaatttacaaagttttattttCATGGATTGGGGTAACAACGCACTAATAAATAATGACCGAGGGTCATCGGCTGTTCAAACATCTATTTCCTCTAGTGGGTCTTTGACTTAAGGTCGACTGTCTTCGAGCTCGATCGGggtagcttggactttgtcaaggGAAATGACAGGACGATTATCTCATTCAGCGAGAAACTTCACGAGGTTTACGcctgaatttggttgtttggaAATAGTATActaatgggccagcagtcgttccatggtAGATGAAACCGGTGCTCGGCGTTCAACCTGTTTGGTGTCAGATATTGGGGTCAGTAATGATGTCAACCAACCTGGGTCTTGTCAAATCCTAATGAACAATCTCGGTGCCAACCTCAATAGCTTTCTGAACTGAAATTCGAGCAGCTGTCATTCATCGTTGAAATCGTACAAGGTGATGTAGCCGACGTGGTCATTATAGTAACGTGCTTGGATAATGTTAGCTTCAAACGACTGATTGTCGGCTGGATAAACCACGATCGATTTACCGTCCCAGAAGATAAGGACTTGATATAAAGATGAAGGGATACAACCTGTTTGATGGATCCAGTCCCGACCGAACAATGTGTTATATTTGGTCTTTGAGTCTACTATGAAGAATGCTGTCATGTGATTGCAACCTACGATATTTACTTATAACAAAAATGCCCCCTTGATTTGGGACTTGTCACCGACGAAGTTACTCATGGTGATCCCCGATGGAATAAGTTCTTTGTTAGAGCGACGTAATGCTTTCATGATGGAGACAAGCATGATATTGACCATTGCTCCGTAAtcgatgaaaattttggaaactgGATATACTTCGATGTGAGTTGTAACATACAACGACTTCAAATGATGGAGGTTGGCCGAAGAAAAATGGGGAAACAGCTTGGTAAGAGCTGCTTTGAGTTTGTCTTCTCTGCTTACTTGCTCGTCCTCATCCATGATGACGAAGTCGACTTGCATCGCTTCTTCGACAACCGTGTCACCATCTCAGAAATTTGGTTGGGACGTGGTTGGCTGAAATTCAGCCAGTAGAATGTGGACCATGTTAATCTCTGTATTTTTTAGAACCGAATGGCCCATTGGGTCATGGTCTTCGTCTTCCAGACTATCAAGCAAAGTATCATGTTTTTTAGTGTCCTCGACctgatcatttttcttttcaagtaaTTGCTCATATGGTACATCCAATGGACCTATTTCATTCTGATTGCTATCCCTGAGCTCGCTCGTCGTTGGAGACCAGTCTTGCCCCTGCAACGCCTTATGGGCACATTCCTGATAGGTGATTCGGGCGTCCCTTGTGTCTAGGTAAGCATCTAATCGTGCCACACGCTCTTTCTCATCGGTCGTCAAGCCAAAAAGAGACACGGCTGAGAAGACTTCAAAATGATATCGTAAATATTGGAGGTCCTCGAGGGAGAAATGAAGCTCGGTGGTCTCTATATCAGTATATGGATCGACCTCAAAGCCGAGAACTCGAACTTCACGTATATGCTAGAACTTGGccttcatccttagatcaatgGTATTTTGAATAATCTGCTCAGCATCAGGGCTAGTTAGTGCTAGGTCAAAAGCCTCTTGACACGCCTTTGGTAGGTCGTACATGTCATTAGTGGAATATTTCTTATTAAACTCCTACATATACTCCAAAGCTTCGGAAGGCAATGGAGGAAGTTTGCTTTCCGCTTCTTCCTTGAAGTGTTCGAAACGAGCTTTCATCTCCCCAGGCTGAAGAATGAGTTTTATGCGCTTATCAAATTCTTCTATTGTGGTCTCAAAGCTACGATTGATCACCTTCTTTCCCTGAAGTAATTCGGCTATGATTGTCAGGGGTTGTTGGTCATCTTTATTACCTATTATTTCTTTCGGCTGTCATTTTGTAACTGAGGTAGCCTTAGCCGCCTGTCGgcgggccatgcaatctattAGCTGGTGTCGGCGTTTCTATGATTTAGAAAATGCGGTATACATGCCGGTAGAAGAATTATAACTATACCACCTTTGGTCAAGTGGCTCAGGCGGTTTGAAGGTTTTCTGGTTCGTAAATGAACTCAAGCTGCTAGAATTGTGCACATAATAATCCTCTTTATAAAATGTTTTGTCGAAATCAAGGCACCGTCTGGCTGAAGGTGGTCCGTCAATCTTAGTTTGAGCGCTGAGCCTCTCGAAAACTCCCTTACGTTGGCATGCACCGAGCACATTTTGAGGTGTCGTTGTGGCCTTATGAGGCGGTCGCTGTATTGTTGCTTAAGGTGGTTTCTTCTTTGGTTTGATAAGGATAACATTTGTCTTACACCGACTACATAAAACCATCGGCCCATCCGCTTCCTCTGCACTAGAGTCTGACATTGGCTCGACGATAGCTGGTTTCAAAAAATCTTTTGGCAGCTCGTTTGAAAATAAATCAATCTTGAGGTGTGGTCCGAAGTTCTGTTTTGGGACATGTTGCATTGGAACGAAACCggcctttccttttcctttatcCTCGGGTAGACAAACATTTACCATGCTCACTGTCACCATGGGAAATGGATCGGTGTCGACACCCATTTTTTTTCTGGAAACTTGAGTTTACCGTTGTCAATCTAGCTTTGGATGACGTCTTAAAACACGATGCAGTTGTTTGTTGTGTGCTTGTTCGAGTTATGGTACTTACAATAcatttttcctttcaattattTGGCCTTGGGGATATTATGTCTCGGCCGAAGTTTGATAATTTTGGCAAGTAGCAGCTGATCGAAGATGGCGTCAGCCTTAGTAATATCGAAAGTgtaaacttttgatgttttaaCGATAGACTCTTCAGAGGCCAAGCGAGTTTTGGCATCTTTGAGATTAGCATGAGCTAACTCCTTGCATATATATGGTTTGTCGATTACTATCTCGGCCGCGTCTATACTGGCATATTCTTTACCTTCAGCCGACGCATAACTGACCATGGGGTTTTTGTAGATTGTTCTTTGGGATGGAGACTTCGAGACCTTCTATTCTCAGAGTAAATAGTCGTATTGTTCGACATGTTAAGCTAGTTCGTACATGTCACGAAAGTTCGCCTCCAagaatttatttttgtattctACATCCAGGCTGTTTAGAGCTATCCTAACGAACTCGAATTCTAgaagaggtactcggcaccaatttctGGCTGATTTAAACGTCGTACGATATTTCGTTGGTGATTCGTCAGAGGCCTGAGCCATCCTGGCTAAGGAAGACACTAATACGTCCATCCCTGGCCGATATAattgctcatgaaatttctcgactAACAGAGTTGGGAGGGAAATTGATATACCACACGAAGGCTGAGCTAGTTAGTGAAAAGTTGAACAATCGTGGCTTATGAAAATCGCTATTAACATCCCCACATTGAATAGTGAATGGGGCTACGTGTTTTAATGACGATAGGGATGATTCTTCGACAAAAAGGCTGAAGTCCGAAATTTTGAATCCTTTGAGGTACTCGAATTTTTCCACGAAAGCGAGATATGGATAAATGAACTTTGGAAACTTTGGCCCATTATTTAAGGCTGAATCGATCATTCTATAGACCTCGATCATATCGACGGATGTTGTTTCTGCTCTCTGGTCGGATCCGTTTGATTTACTGCTTGATCCTCCTCTTTTTTCCAACCCGATCATTTTTGGCCGAGCAAATCCTGTCTCAGCCTGTATTGTTGACAACAGATTACTTTTAGGTGGCAGTTGTCTGGAACGATCGATGGGTCCACTTTCGTAGGCTTTATTAATCAATAGTTCAAGTAATTTGTTGTGTGTGTTGCCATTACTACGTATTACATCAAGTATGCATTTTATTTCTCGGCTAAAAATCTGAGATTGCTCTTTAAGTCTTTTCCGGAGAAATGATCTAGTCGATGGATCAAAACCTTTACCACCATCATCATCGCAATCCTCTACTATCCCTTCAATTAAAACGCCTTTGGTTTTGTTAGGGGTTTTTGCATTGTGAAGCTGACCCCTAGATAAACTTCATTTTCTCAATGTGTCGCGCTTGTGGCCTCAGGTGTCACGGCAATAGGAGGATTCTGTGCTTGTGACGTGTCATCTTGTCCTGAGTTCTGGACTAAAAGGTTGGTCGTGGACTTACccatgattgttttctttttaagcGGTGGTGTCTCAATGGTCAtaaacttcgtagttttagcactgggtcaTACCGGGCCTACTAAAatgttgatcctaaaaactaccaagcctatgtggcacgcatgccgagtaattaataagctaactacgtcattcagtTATGtgggggcgtgccaactcgatgGCTGAGTTCGACCGGTGAGTAAAATATGTGGATGTGGTGTTgagtgcgctgctgacttcttgatcttgccactgcggccgaggaaggaacacgtctcgatcTTTGGGTTCtaaagcctgaagacaaggctgctaattCTGCAAAGTTCAAATATCAAATTTAGCTGTTAATGTGCCGATTGTAGTAACCTAGTAACTCCTCACTTCTCACATTATCAGCATTTACTGCTCCAGGCGTGAGTGCTCCATTGATTAGGGAGCCTGCATGTCTTACTGAGGCTACTCCTACGGCGTCCTAGGTGCCCATATCATCAACGTCATTAGTGTCGGTTCAGCCGCTCAATGCACAGCGGCCTTACCAGCGCTGCCGCGAGCCGGAGCCTTTTGATCACACTTCCTCAACATCCAGAGTTGAAGGTGGGGTCTCCCAGCCAGGTAGTTTTTTCTAATTCTCACTacgttgtattttttttttcattttaaaactattatttttatgattgtGAAAATTTGCTGGATTGTGAAAATGTGTTGCGGGATTGTTACTTTACTGTTTTAAGGTTTTGGGAAATGATATACCATTAGGGGAGGTTTTGCCGAATTTTCTATAGAAATTTAAGCTTAGAGCGTACGTTTGTTCGCCTCCTTGATCAAGGTTGTGTATGACTCATGACATCGTGGAGCGGCTACCTCACAGCAGCATAGCGGTGTCGCTACTAGCTGTGGTTATGTTATTCAGCATTATTGTCCTGTGCAGTGGGAGTCTTGGGCACAAATTCCTGAGGAGACGAAGAAACTGGTGCGAGACAAATTGTCAattagtatattaatttttagcctttatcatttttttaattttttttaaaaatattataaaccaaatgatattatcttaatattattaaatttcgtactattattttaatgtttttcatatttgtagGTCATTTATGATCTTCAGGACATATCCACCGAGGTCATGGCCTACTTAAAGGAGACCCTAGCAACCCggtacaaaaattggaagagcGATCTTCACGTGCATTTTATGCTATGGGATGATTCAGAGATTGCTCGCCTAGAGGGTCGCCCAACCAAGTTGGAGGACCAGCCGGAGGATTGGGAGTGGCTTTGCAAACATTTTACGGACCCAAAATTTGTGGTATgtacataatattttaataataatttattactattttagttatttttttaagcttttttttaataatttctttcaaataGTTGCACTAACATGTATATTGTGTGTTTAACAGAAGAAATTTGTTGCTAGCAAGATAGCTTGGGAGTCAAAGACATTTCTCCACCATTCCAGTTCAAAGCCTTTTTCGTATAGGCTTGAGGCACGATGTCAGGTAAaagtattttaattttgaaattttatacaatttattttttattattgattaataaaattttcttaatgtttttttcttcatgAGGGTTCTAAGTTCCCAGAGATCGGCATGTTCAAGGACGTTTACGTTCGACCCAGCGATGAAACCACTGAACAACTTCATGTAAGTATATGTAATTGTTATTATTCTTATATTTATGAATCtttcaaatattatttacattttgttattaaacattatatgttttttctttattattacagGGTGCTATGGTGGAAAAGCGCATTGCTGTTCTCCAAAAAGCAACATCGCAGCTTCCCTCGGAGACCCCGATTGAGGACGTCATTGTACCCAATGATGCAAGTTTTCAGATCCTGACTAAGGTCCTAGATCAGAAGTTCGGTCATCGTCATGGCAAGGTTGTTCGATGTATAGGGAAGGTGCGGGTTCATGAAACGGGTGCCTCATCTTCCAGATCGACCATAGGAGAGGTCAATGCCCTAAAGGTGGAAGTGACAACCCTAAAAGGTCAGCTTGCGGTCCATGGAAAGCAGATGAAGGCCCAGGGTGAGCAGATGAGTATGATTTTACGGGCCTTACAGATGTCCGGCCTCCAAATTCCGATGCCAGCacctaattttgctccaccttcGACCTCCCAGCCACTTCGCCCAGTCGATACCCAGTAGCTTGATGTATCAAACTTAGAAGACTActtgttgtagttttttcttatttgtttggacatcttgtatgtacattttcatatattttataattaaatactttttcttgctttattaattattgtttagaatttaattacaatatatattaaaattttaataaaaaatatttttgccataaaaaaaacaaaaaaaaacaagggtttGCGCGATGAAGAAGTAACATGCGTCGTGCAAAGTAGTTTTGTGCGATGGATAACCTATGTCGTGCAAAGTAGTTTTGTGCGATGGAGGGATCTGTGTCACGCAAATCCTGCTTTCACTGCCTTGGTGCGACGGTTGGCATGCGACGGTTGGCATGCGACGAAGGTTTCATCGCTCTAATTTTCAGGCAGCGTTTTTTTACTTTTCGCGACGAAGGACCTGCATcacgcaaagtgttttttgtactagtgagAAGTAGTCAGAAAACATTTAGTTAATGTTTTCGATTTCTGTCAAATGTTAAATGAGCAAAACTAACCAAATGATTTTGTATAGTTTTTCAGTCACAAGAATCACTTCGCTATAGATATTTGGAATAAAAATGTTGAGCTCACAAAGTTTAGGATTGTAGATCCCATGACTAACGTTTTACTAGTGGGAGTATTTGTAAGGTATCTGTTTCATTTTAGGCATTTATAAAGTAAAAGATTACCTTttgtattgaaaatttgaagtgttAGTGGCTAATACTTTAAGAGTAAATTTTGCTTATAAGTTTTAATAAGAGGTCTTGATTTGTAAACAGTATGtcgtattttatttgttttttatcaTATTCTAAATTGACAAAAAAGTTGGATTTTGATACCAACGTTATTGAGTTCTTTTGTGAACTAGTTTTGTTTTGAGGAAttatccttttgttttgttagttCTCTATATCGTGGCTCTAGTAGTAACATAGTGTTTCAAGTCAAGTGTGCATGTGATCATAGAGTGCAAAGTGCAATTTAGACGTGCTTTGTTTTCCATGGTTCTGCATTTTTCTTGGAATGACAAGTTACTGAGCAGAGTAGTTGCAAGCTTCTGTAGACTCAATGATCATTATGAGTCTTATCATGTTAAGGTATATCATTGACATTCAAGTAGGAGAATGTAAAACTTTATATGAATGACAATAAGATAACAACTGGACTGCTTGAGTTACACATAACTTGTTGTATGAGTTGTGTGGGACTTAAGGAGTCTAAGATCCTTTACATGATAAGAATCGTGGAGTTTAATAATTGTGCAACTAACTAATTGAAAGTCTTATTAAGTAATTTGTTACTGATCTATTTGTCCTTGTTGGTAATCCTAACATTGCGTTAGTAATATTTTTAGCTTAACTCTTATGTGATTCTTACTGTTACTCGTTCAAGCATTGAAGCTGAATATAGAGTTATGCCTTCCGTTTCTAGCGGATTAATGTGGTTCCGAACACTTTTAAATGACTTGAACTTTGAAGATCCTCAACCCATAGGCATGCCTTTCTTTTGTGATAAGCATATCGAAGTTGGCTGGCATTTTGTTTGAGAAAAGATTGAGTCAAACATTCAAACAACTTGCATCTACAGTAATGAGCAGTTGCTGATGCCGTAAGGACAGTGTtggaataattaaattaattattgattgattttaCAGTTGCATATGCCAAGAGCACCAGATGTAGCAATTTATTTCCGGCACGTTTTCGTCTCCATATCTTCAAGCGTCTCGATATTGTTCTACCAGAACCTCCGATGACATAGGTCAATTTCTGAATCTCGAAATTCTTCTTCTGATGTATTTCTTTACTGCgttatttgtttaatttcttaTATCTTCATCAATTTCATGTTTTGCTACTCGGGCGGCAGATCCAGAATTCTGTCTGGCAAAAGACATTTTTAAGCAACAAAGTAATGTACAAGGTATTTGAAGCCTTGGTTCTTTCAATCTGACGAATGATTAACTGTCTGCCGAAAGTCTCGTTGTTTAACATAATTAATTtagataataaaaaaagaaagttctaaaaagaaaaggagagaagGGACAAAGTATCCTATTGGAATATATATTCATGTATGAGTTATTATTAAGATTATAAATGTTTCTTTGCACCCACCTCTCTAAGTTTTCCTCTACTAATAATCTTGAGCATAGAAGTCTATAATTTCCTTAAGATTGAGCTCAAACAAAGAAGAACAATCATTATACATCAACCACAACATGTGCTCGAACAGAATAGAATCAACATCCACAAAAATCATCCTACTTCCCTTACCAGTCCGATCATCAAAATTCTCCACCTTCTTGTCCTTGTTCATCGTCTCCATCAAAACCCGAAAAGGGTTCTCTTCTAG of Malus sylvestris chromosome 6, drMalSylv7.2, whole genome shotgun sequence contains these proteins:
- the LOC126626711 gene encoding uncharacterized protein LOC126626711 → MACLVLPITMLKKRCMGTRLQGYRPLTKDRYGNSENPVIVVVGKEKKEFLVDPFVLEENPFRVLMETMNKDKKVENFDDRTGKGSRMIFVDVDSILFEHMLWLMYNDCSSLFELNLKEIIDFYAQDY